The proteins below come from a single Chryseobacterium nepalense genomic window:
- a CDS encoding DUF423 domain-containing protein has translation MKTITLIFGAVYGMLSVILGAFGAHALKKILSVERLESFETGVRYQMYAAFFLLIAGYILKFETKTENWISWLMIFGTMLFSFSIYGLSMQDYFGMNLKFLGPITPLGGLLMILSWTLLIFYFAKNRI, from the coding sequence ATGAAAACAATAACATTAATTTTTGGAGCGGTATACGGTATGCTATCCGTAATTTTAGGAGCCTTTGGAGCACACGCTTTAAAGAAAATCCTTTCTGTGGAAAGACTGGAAAGTTTTGAAACAGGGGTACGCTATCAAATGTACGCTGCCTTTTTCCTGTTAATTGCCGGTTACATTTTAAAATTTGAAACGAAAACCGAAAACTGGATTTCATGGCTGATGATTTTCGGCACTATGCTTTTCTCATTTAGTATTTACGGTTTGAGCATGCAGGATTATTTCGGGATGAATCTTAAATTTCTTGGACCCATCACCCCGCTTGGAGGTCTTTTGATGATCCTCAGCTGGACACTTCTTATTTTTTATTTTGCTAAAAACAGAATATAA